In Pseudomonas sp. R76, one genomic interval encodes:
- a CDS encoding DUF1090 family protein: protein MRISTLAPAALLLSLLALPAHAADLSALGGALSSQLSGTSGNCQQQAKDLQAKIDAAEAANDTLKVKAFKAAQDQVNKGCNKLAESQAKVDAKQQTQEAKADKNDPVKALGGLFK, encoded by the coding sequence ATGCGCATTTCCACGCTCGCCCCTGCCGCCCTTCTGCTCAGCCTGTTGGCCCTGCCTGCCCACGCCGCCGACCTGAGCGCCCTGGGTGGTGCCCTGAGCTCCCAACTGAGCGGCACTTCCGGCAATTGCCAGCAGCAAGCCAAAGACCTGCAAGCCAAGATCGATGCTGCCGAGGCTGCCAACGACACGCTGAAAGTGAAAGCCTTTAAAGCGGCGCAGGACCAGGTCAACAAAGGTTGCAACAAATTGGCTGAGTCCCAGGCCAAAGTCGACGCCAAGCAGCAAACGCAGGAAGCCAAGGCTGATAAGAACGACCCAGTGAAAGCCTTGGGCGGTCTGTTCAAGTAA
- the ligB gene encoding NAD-dependent DNA ligase LigB — protein sequence MMRLLIVLLLSALPFSVWAEDCPEDARSQVSTLAEQIKLWDDSYHRLGQSPVSDELYDQARLRLAHWRECFAQPAPAADNPLATARGTQAHPIAHTGLEKLLDEQAVDDWLKTRQDVWIQPKVDGVAVTLVYRKGKLSQLISRGNGLLGQDWSTAARQIPGIVQQLPDPIDLVLQGELYWRLDDHVQSTDGGVNARSKVAGLMHRRQLSNTEAAGIGLFVWAWPDGPADFTERLARLARWGFTDSSRYSQSIRNIADAAHWRTYWYNQPLPFASDGVVLHQASRAPAKRWQVSAPYWAVAWKYPAAKALALVRKVQFKIGRTGRITPILELEPVRLDDRHISRVSVGSLKRWHALDIRPGDQVSITLAGQVIPRLDQVILRNETRVPVQVPNPRDFHSLSCFQLAPDCEEQLLARLTWLSGNQGLALPHVGRETWNILIQAGLIAGFLDWLTLDAAELANIDGFGDRSRARLLESIQSARQRPFAQWLKALGLPPSARNDLDGGWHSLAAKDTQAWLATDGIGAGRAAQLSAFFRDPQVQALAETLRVAGIDGF from the coding sequence ATGATGCGGTTACTGATTGTTCTTTTACTCAGCGCCCTGCCTTTTTCAGTGTGGGCTGAAGATTGCCCCGAGGACGCTCGATCACAGGTCAGCACCCTCGCTGAACAGATCAAGCTGTGGGATGACAGCTATCATCGACTCGGCCAATCCCCCGTCAGTGATGAGCTCTACGATCAAGCCCGACTGCGCCTGGCGCACTGGCGAGAATGCTTTGCCCAACCCGCGCCAGCGGCGGATAACCCACTGGCCACCGCGCGGGGCACGCAGGCCCACCCGATCGCTCATACCGGCCTGGAAAAGCTGCTGGACGAACAGGCTGTCGATGACTGGCTCAAGACCCGCCAAGACGTGTGGATTCAACCCAAAGTCGACGGTGTTGCGGTGACATTGGTGTATCGCAAGGGCAAGTTGAGCCAACTCATCAGCCGGGGCAACGGCCTGCTCGGCCAGGATTGGTCGACTGCCGCGCGCCAAATCCCCGGCATCGTCCAGCAACTGCCTGACCCCATCGACCTGGTGCTGCAAGGCGAACTCTATTGGCGCCTCGACGATCATGTGCAGTCAACCGACGGCGGGGTGAATGCACGCAGCAAAGTGGCCGGGCTGATGCACCGCCGACAGCTGAGCAACACCGAGGCGGCCGGCATCGGCTTGTTTGTCTGGGCCTGGCCTGACGGCCCGGCTGACTTTACCGAGCGCCTGGCGAGACTGGCACGATGGGGCTTCACCGACAGCAGCCGCTACAGCCAGTCGATCCGAAACATCGCTGACGCCGCACACTGGCGCACCTACTGGTACAACCAACCTTTGCCCTTCGCCAGCGATGGCGTGGTGTTGCACCAAGCGTCGCGCGCGCCAGCCAAACGCTGGCAAGTCAGCGCGCCTTACTGGGCGGTCGCCTGGAAGTACCCGGCCGCCAAGGCACTGGCGCTGGTGCGCAAGGTTCAATTCAAAATCGGCCGCACCGGGCGCATTACCCCGATCCTGGAGCTGGAGCCGGTGCGACTGGACGATCGACACATCAGTCGTGTCAGCGTCGGCTCCCTGAAACGCTGGCATGCGCTGGATATCCGGCCCGGTGACCAGGTGTCCATCACCCTGGCCGGCCAAGTGATCCCTCGACTGGACCAAGTGATTCTGCGCAACGAGACAAGGGTGCCGGTGCAAGTACCCAACCCTCGAGACTTTCATTCCTTGAGCTGCTTTCAGCTGGCCCCCGACTGCGAGGAGCAACTGCTCGCTCGCCTGACCTGGCTGAGCGGTAACCAGGGTTTGGCCTTGCCGCACGTAGGGCGCGAAACGTGGAACATATTGATCCAGGCCGGTCTAATCGCAGGCTTTCTCGATTGGTTGACCCTGGATGCGGCAGAGCTTGCTAACATTGATGGCTTCGGTGATCGCAGCCGTGCGCGATTGCTCGAGAGCATTCAAAGCGCACGGCAACGGCCTTTTGCACAATGGCTCAAAGCCTTGGGCTTACCGCCTTCAGCACGCAACGATCTGGATGGCGGCTGGCACAGCCTGGCTGCCAAAGACACCCAGGCCTGGCTGGCTACCGACGGCATCGGCGCGGGCCGCGCGGCGCAACTGAGCGCTTTTTTTCGCGACCCGCAGGTACAAGCATTGGCTGAAACATTACGTGTGGCGGGAATCGACGGGTTTTGA
- the mltA gene encoding murein transglycosylase A encodes MNVTSKPWSRRLVWALPMIALLAGCDGGKDAGKDETVKPHAVATYVSAPWEALPTVSDSDLLAGFESWRSACQRLKADPVWGATCAAAAAVPGNAVAVRGFLKERLDVFGLRSADNTPNGLITGYYEPVYPGSLTETATAHVPVYGVPDDLIIVNLESIYPELKGKRLRGRLEGRVLKPYDDASTINGQGSTAKPIAWLTNPMDLQFLQIQGSGRIQLAGGRQLRVGYGDQNGYPYRPIGRWLVEQGELKKEDVTMGAISAWAKANPQRIPQLLASNPSYVFFSARPDSNEGPRGSLNVPLTAGYSVAVDRKVIPLGSLLWLSTTKPDGSPIVRPVAAQDTGGAITGEVRADLFWGTGEAAGELAGNMKQQGQIWMLWPKGAALPHVPDAPAGT; translated from the coding sequence ATGAATGTCACCTCGAAACCTTGGAGCCGCCGCCTGGTATGGGCTCTGCCGATGATCGCGTTGCTCGCCGGTTGCGATGGCGGCAAAGACGCCGGCAAAGATGAAACTGTTAAGCCCCATGCGGTCGCCACCTATGTGAGTGCACCGTGGGAGGCGCTGCCCACCGTTTCCGACAGCGACCTGCTGGCCGGGTTTGAATCCTGGCGCAGCGCCTGCCAACGCCTCAAGGCTGATCCGGTCTGGGGCGCGACCTGTGCAGCCGCCGCCGCCGTGCCGGGCAATGCCGTGGCGGTTCGCGGCTTTCTCAAGGAGCGCCTGGATGTGTTCGGCCTGCGCTCGGCTGACAACACGCCGAATGGCTTGATCACCGGCTACTACGAACCGGTGTACCCCGGCAGCCTCACCGAAACCGCCACCGCCCATGTGCCGGTGTATGGCGTGCCGGATGACCTGATCATCGTCAACCTGGAAAGCATCTACCCGGAACTCAAGGGCAAGCGCCTGCGCGGTCGCCTCGAAGGTCGCGTGCTCAAGCCCTATGACGATGCCAGTACCATCAACGGCCAAGGCTCCACCGCCAAACCGATTGCCTGGCTGACCAACCCGATGGACCTGCAATTCCTGCAAATCCAGGGCTCCGGGCGTATTCAACTGGCCGGTGGGCGCCAACTGCGTGTGGGTTACGGCGACCAGAACGGCTACCCCTACCGCCCTATCGGCCGCTGGCTGGTGGAGCAAGGCGAGCTGAAAAAAGAAGACGTGACCATGGGCGCCATCAGCGCCTGGGCGAAGGCTAACCCGCAACGTATTCCGCAACTGTTGGCGAGCAACCCCAGCTATGTGTTTTTCAGCGCGCGCCCGGACAGCAACGAAGGCCCGCGCGGTTCGCTGAATGTGCCGCTGACCGCCGGTTACAGCGTGGCAGTGGATCGCAAGGTGATTCCGCTGGGCAGCCTGTTGTGGTTGTCGACTACCAAGCCTGATGGTTCGCCGATCGTCCGACCCGTGGCAGCCCAAGACACCGGCGGGGCAATCACCGGCGAAGTGCGCGCAGACTTGTTCTGGGGCACCGGTGAGGCGGCGGGTGAATTGGCCGGAAATATGAAACAGCAAGGGCAGATCTGGATGCTGTGGCCAAAAGGCGCGGCGCTGCCGCATGTGCCGGACGCGCCTGCCGGGACCTGA
- a CDS encoding acyl-CoA thioesterase codes for MNFHTRKWVKPEDLNPNGTLFGGSLLRWIDEEAAIYAIVQLGNQRVVTKYISEINFVSASRQGDIIELGITATEFGRTSITLTCEVRNKITRKSILTVEKMVFVNLGEDGLPAPHGRTEIKYVKDQFQEDGISE; via the coding sequence ATGAACTTCCACACCCGCAAATGGGTAAAACCCGAAGACCTCAACCCCAACGGCACCCTGTTCGGCGGCAGCCTGCTGCGCTGGATCGACGAAGAAGCGGCCATCTACGCGATTGTCCAATTGGGCAACCAGCGCGTGGTGACCAAGTACATCTCCGAAATCAACTTCGTCAGCGCCTCGCGCCAGGGCGACATCATCGAACTGGGCATCACCGCCACCGAGTTCGGCCGCACCTCCATCACCCTGACCTGTGAAGTGCGCAACAAGATCACCCGCAAAAGTATCTTGACCGTGGAAAAAATGGTTTTCGTCAACCTGGGGGAAGACGGCCTGCCGGCACCTCACGGCCGTACCGAGATCAAGTACGTGAAGGACCAGTTTCAGGAAGACGGCATCAGCGAATAA
- a CDS encoding cation:proton antiporter, protein MLELVAAFICLTTLLTYVNYRFIGLPPTIGVMVTALLFSLILQGLSFIGYPGLEERIQQLIGQIDFGDLLMNWMLSFLLFAGALHVNLNDLRNYRWPIGLLATFGVLIATVVIGSLAYYIFALFGWHVSFLYCLLFGALISPTDPIAVLGVLRTANASKPLKTTIVGESLFNDGTAVVVFTVLLGIAQLGETPTVGATAMLFAHEAVGGVVFGGLIGYLVYLMIKSIEQHQIEVMLTLALVIGGSAMATELHVSAPIAMVVAGLIIGNLGRKLAMNDMTRRYLDGFWELLDDMLNALLFALIGMELLLLPFNWLHVLAASLLAVAILLSRLLTVAPAILLLRRWRTVPRGTIRILTWGGLRGGVSVALALALPLGPERDLLLSITYIVVLSSILLQGLSIGKLVKRVTRDEPQATPEHH, encoded by the coding sequence ATGCTTGAACTTGTCGCCGCCTTCATTTGCCTCACCACGCTGCTCACGTATGTTAACTACCGCTTTATCGGCCTGCCACCCACCATCGGTGTGATGGTCACGGCCCTGCTGTTTTCGCTGATCCTGCAAGGCCTGAGCTTCATCGGCTATCCAGGCCTGGAAGAGCGCATTCAACAATTGATCGGCCAGATCGACTTCGGCGATCTGCTGATGAACTGGATGCTCTCGTTCCTGCTGTTCGCCGGCGCCTTGCACGTCAACTTGAACGACTTGCGCAATTATCGCTGGCCCATTGGCCTGCTCGCGACCTTCGGCGTGTTGATTGCCACCGTGGTGATCGGCAGCTTGGCGTACTACATCTTCGCCCTGTTCGGCTGGCATGTGAGCTTCCTTTACTGCCTGCTGTTCGGCGCACTGATTTCGCCCACCGACCCGATCGCCGTATTGGGCGTGCTGCGCACCGCCAACGCATCGAAACCGCTGAAAACCACCATCGTCGGCGAGTCGCTGTTCAACGACGGTACGGCGGTGGTGGTGTTCACTGTGCTGCTGGGGATTGCGCAACTGGGCGAAACACCGACCGTGGGCGCCACCGCGATGCTGTTCGCCCATGAGGCGGTTGGCGGCGTGGTGTTCGGCGGGCTGATCGGCTACCTGGTGTACTTGATGATCAAGAGCATCGAGCAACACCAGATCGAAGTGATGCTGACCCTCGCGCTAGTGATTGGCGGCTCGGCAATGGCCACCGAACTGCATGTCTCGGCGCCCATTGCGATGGTGGTGGCCGGGCTGATCATCGGCAACCTGGGGCGCAAGCTGGCGATGAACGACATGACCCGGCGCTACCTGGACGGTTTCTGGGAGCTGCTCGACGACATGCTCAACGCCCTGCTGTTTGCGCTGATCGGCATGGAGCTGTTGCTGTTGCCGTTCAACTGGCTGCACGTGTTGGCCGCCAGTTTGCTGGCCGTGGCGATCCTGCTTTCACGCCTGCTGACCGTGGCCCCGGCGATCCTGCTGCTGCGCCGCTGGCGCACGGTGCCGCGCGGCACTATCCGCATTCTCACCTGGGGTGGTTTGCGCGGCGGGGTTTCAGTGGCGCTGGCGCTGGCCTTGCCGCTGGGCCCGGAACGCGACCTGCTGCTGAGCATCACCTACATCGTGGTGCTGTCGTCGATCCTGTTGCAGGGTTTGAGCATCGGCAAGCTGGTCAAGCGCGTGACCCGGGACGAGCCCCAAGCCACGCCTGAGCATCACTGA
- the ahcY gene encoding adenosylhomocysteinase, with product MSAVITPADFTDYKVADMSLAAWGRRETFIAESEMPALMGLRRKYAAEQPLKGAKILGCIHMTIQTAVLIETLVALGAEVRWSSCNIFSTQDQAAAAIAAAGIPVFAWKGETEEEYEWCLKQTILKDGKPWDANMILDDGGDLTELLHKDYPQVLERVHGVTEETTTGVHRLLDMLAKGELKIPAINVNDSVTKSKNDNKYGCRHSLNDAIKRGTDHLLSGKQALVIGYGDVGKGSSQSLRQEGMIVKVSEVDPICAMQACMDGFEVVSPFIDGVNDGTEASIDKALLGKIDLIVTTTGNVNVCDANMLKALKKRAVVCNIGHFDNEIDTAFMRKNWAWEEVKPQVHKVHRTGAGKFDPQNDDYLILLAEGRLVNLGNATGHPSRIMDGSFANQVLAQIFLFGQKYADLSPAQKAERLTVEVLPKKLDEEVALEMVRGFGGVVTQLTKTQADYIGVTVEGPFKPHAYRY from the coding sequence ATGAGCGCTGTAATCACGCCTGCAGATTTTACCGACTACAAAGTCGCCGACATGTCCCTCGCTGCCTGGGGCCGTCGCGAAACCTTTATCGCCGAATCCGAAATGCCGGCCCTGATGGGTCTGCGTCGCAAGTATGCCGCTGAGCAGCCGCTCAAGGGCGCGAAGATTCTCGGCTGCATCCACATGACCATCCAGACTGCCGTGCTGATCGAAACCCTGGTTGCCCTGGGTGCCGAAGTACGCTGGTCCTCCTGCAACATTTTCTCGACTCAAGACCAGGCCGCTGCCGCTATCGCTGCAGCCGGCATTCCGGTATTCGCCTGGAAAGGCGAGACCGAAGAAGAGTACGAGTGGTGCCTGAAGCAAACCATCCTCAAGGATGGCAAGCCATGGGACGCCAACATGATTCTCGACGATGGCGGCGACTTGACCGAACTGTTGCACAAAGATTATCCGCAGGTGCTCGAGCGCGTTCACGGCGTGACCGAAGAAACCACCACTGGCGTTCACCGCCTGCTGGACATGCTGGCCAAGGGCGAGCTGAAAATCCCGGCCATCAACGTCAACGACTCGGTGACCAAGAGCAAGAACGACAACAAGTACGGCTGCCGTCACAGCCTGAACGATGCGATCAAGCGCGGCACCGACCACCTGCTGTCGGGCAAGCAAGCCCTGGTGATCGGCTACGGTGACGTGGGCAAGGGTTCGTCCCAGTCGCTGCGTCAGGAAGGCATGATCGTTAAAGTCTCCGAAGTTGACCCGATCTGCGCCATGCAAGCCTGCATGGACGGTTTCGAAGTGGTTTCGCCGTTCATCGATGGCGTCAATGACGGCACCGAAGCGAGCATCGACAAGGCCCTGCTGGGCAAGATCGACCTGATCGTGACCACCACCGGTAACGTGAATGTGTGCGACGCGAACATGCTCAAAGCCCTGAAAAAGCGCGCAGTGGTCTGCAACATCGGTCACTTCGACAACGAAATCGACACCGCTTTCATGCGCAAGAACTGGGCATGGGAAGAAGTGAAGCCACAGGTACACAAGGTTCACCGTACCGGCGCTGGCAAATTCGACCCACAAAACGATGACTACCTGATCCTGCTGGCCGAAGGCCGCCTGGTTAACCTGGGCAACGCCACTGGCCACCCAAGCCGCATCATGGATGGCTCGTTCGCCAACCAGGTACTGGCGCAGATCTTCCTGTTCGGCCAGAAATACGCCGACCTGTCGCCAGCCCAGAAAGCCGAGCGCCTGACCGTAGAAGTACTGCCGAAGAAACTCGACGAAGAAGTGGCCCTGGAAATGGTCCGCGGCTTCGGCGGCGTAGTGACTCAACTGACCAAGACCCAGGCCGACTACATCGGCGTGACGGTCGAAGGCCCGTTCAAGCCGCACGCTTACCGCTACTAA
- a CDS encoding formate/nitrite transporter family protein, with translation MATQADGKTPNLSQEEQQDVDKNQPPRAAVLHEIIRTQGDQELERSVAALWWSALAAGLTMGLSLMAMGLLNSRLPQGEAFKVIASFGYCAGFLAVILARQQLFTENTLTAVLPVMSKPTWSNAARLLRLWTVVLVGNLCGTLLVAYVMLHLPIFDTKTDMAFLEIGRKIMENDAGQMFAKGIISGWMIATMVWMIPSMESAKMWIIILITYLMALGDFTHIVVGSAEVSYLVFAGELPWKDFWLVFAGPTLAGNIIGGSFIFALISHAQIRSESSLPGKKAADPRHPQPINKDQ, from the coding sequence ATGGCCACTCAAGCAGACGGTAAAACCCCCAACCTGTCGCAGGAAGAACAGCAAGACGTTGACAAGAACCAGCCGCCCCGCGCGGCGGTTCTGCATGAAATTATCCGTACTCAAGGTGACCAGGAACTGGAGCGCAGTGTCGCCGCCTTGTGGTGGTCGGCACTGGCGGCCGGGCTGACCATGGGCCTCTCGCTGATGGCCATGGGGTTGCTCAATTCCCGACTGCCCCAGGGCGAGGCCTTTAAGGTGATCGCCAGCTTCGGCTACTGCGCGGGCTTCCTCGCGGTGATCCTTGCGCGCCAGCAACTGTTTACCGAAAACACCCTGACCGCGGTGTTGCCGGTGATGAGCAAACCCACATGGAGCAATGCCGCGCGACTGCTACGGTTGTGGACAGTGGTGCTGGTGGGCAACCTGTGCGGCACTTTGCTGGTGGCCTATGTGATGCTGCACCTGCCGATCTTCGACACCAAGACCGACATGGCCTTTCTCGAAATCGGCCGCAAGATCATGGAAAACGACGCCGGCCAGATGTTTGCCAAGGGCATCATTTCGGGCTGGATGATCGCCACCATGGTGTGGATGATCCCGTCGATGGAAAGCGCCAAGATGTGGATCATCATCCTGATCACTTACTTGATGGCGTTAGGGGATTTCACCCACATCGTCGTCGGCTCGGCGGAAGTGTCTTACCTGGTGTTTGCCGGTGAGTTGCCGTGGAAGGACTTCTGGCTGGTGTTCGCCGGGCCGACCCTGGCGGGCAATATCATCGGTGGCAGTTTTATCTTTGCCCTGATCAGCCATGCGCAGATTCGCAGCGAAAGCAGCCTGCCAGGGAAAAAGGCTGCGGACCCGAGGCATCCGCAGCCGATCAACAAGGATCAGTGA
- a CDS encoding MAPEG family protein has product MTVAFWCVLIAIFLPYLCTGVAKFSGGKFGPRQNHDPRAFLDTLEGFAKRAHSAQLNSFEVTPAFAAAVIIAHLAGTASLVTINVLAVMFITSRLLYIICYLADWAMLRSLVWFVGMALIASFFFVSI; this is encoded by the coding sequence ATGACGGTGGCTTTCTGGTGTGTGTTGATCGCAATTTTCCTGCCTTACCTGTGCACGGGTGTGGCCAAGTTCAGCGGCGGCAAGTTCGGGCCACGCCAGAACCACGACCCGCGTGCCTTCCTGGACACGCTCGAAGGGTTCGCCAAACGCGCCCACAGTGCGCAACTCAACAGCTTTGAAGTGACGCCGGCATTTGCTGCGGCGGTGATCATTGCGCACCTGGCCGGCACGGCCTCGCTGGTGACCATCAATGTGCTGGCGGTGATGTTTATCACCAGCCGCTTGCTGTACATCATTTGCTACCTGGCGGACTGGGCGATGCTGCGCTCGCTGGTGTGGTTCGTAGGCATGGCGCTGATTGCGAGTTTCTTCTTTGTTTCGATCTAA
- a CDS encoding DUF1090 domain-containing protein, giving the protein MKFLAPFALLTFASLMSAPLLAAEEAPQLTGCAAKRQAISNQIDQAKAHGNSEQQAGLEKALSEVTANCTDASLRKERENKVLDAKHEVSRRQADLDKAMKKGDADKINKRKDKLAQSRKDLQEAVEELDQ; this is encoded by the coding sequence ATGAAATTCCTCGCACCGTTTGCCCTGCTCACCTTTGCAAGCCTCATGAGCGCCCCGCTGCTGGCTGCCGAAGAAGCGCCACAACTGACAGGCTGCGCCGCCAAGCGCCAGGCCATCAGTAATCAGATCGACCAAGCCAAGGCCCATGGCAACAGTGAACAGCAAGCCGGCCTGGAAAAAGCCCTGAGCGAAGTCACCGCCAACTGCACCGACGCATCCTTGCGCAAAGAGCGTGAAAACAAAGTGCTCGACGCCAAGCACGAAGTCAGCCGCCGTCAGGCCGACCTCGACAAAGCGATGAAAAAAGGCGACGCCGACAAGATCAACAAACGCAAAGACAAGCTCGCCCAGTCGCGCAAAGACCTGCAGGAAGCCGTCGAAGAACTCGACCAGTAA
- a CDS encoding c-type cytochrome, with amino-acid sequence MTFKKLTLVLLACLTLSACGGVDPNSPLGQRKAIFKQMLKTGEDLGGMLRGRIPFDGAKFAEGAVKLDALSHEPWKHFPSVREEDHTSAKDDVWQQQARFQELARNLEAATGELVIASQVQPYKASNLGPAVQKVEDACTACHKQFRDH; translated from the coding sequence ATGACTTTTAAAAAACTGACCCTGGTATTGCTGGCCTGCCTGACCTTGTCCGCCTGCGGCGGTGTCGATCCGAACTCGCCTTTGGGTCAGCGCAAGGCGATTTTCAAACAGATGCTCAAGACCGGTGAAGACCTGGGCGGCATGTTGCGTGGGCGTATCCCGTTCGACGGGGCTAAATTCGCCGAAGGCGCGGTCAAGCTCGATGCGTTGTCCCACGAACCGTGGAAGCATTTCCCAAGCGTACGCGAGGAAGATCACACCAGCGCCAAGGATGACGTGTGGCAGCAACAGGCACGCTTCCAGGAGCTGGCCCGAAACCTTGAAGCGGCCACCGGTGAATTGGTGATCGCAAGCCAGGTGCAGCCTTACAAGGCCAGCAACCTGGGGCCTGCCGTGCAGAAAGTCGAAGATGCCTGCACGGCCTGCCATAAACAGTTCCGGGACCACTGA
- a CDS encoding patatin-like phospholipase family protein, whose protein sequence is MKVSNSSAPNQPSLPQSTGQDVKTPLVKGVGERNLSVYRYSDGRVEVMLSPPPPAHLVLSGGGAKGIAFPGVVQALEEANKLSGIKVISGSSAGAISATLLASGMGAKAFGALSNSIDLPSLLNSKDPLTAKLQTLSSELGKLARRLPGPAGNISQLLLTMLPRLQTEAQPLEEMMRNESRKSILAHIAGMPQATRPADVMKIADRLNAGGAPTFRDLEVLSRHIPAIKQLNITGTGMFDGRPQLVVFNASLTPDMDIAHAARISGSLPGLFKSPAEQGHDFQAAAEVTAFQDGGLLVNTPAPGVIERSFPESSLGKDESLIVKFEPEKATAAQTSGGFFSHLGDLFTGTPHAAADAYQEERLESYADQSVTLPLNTDKGDFRGLLNGTVNFTMTPEQKQRLQTLARQTVEGHLEKRALVREQHPFASLEDAVLAMDDKMLASVQDQLQKDPAGAAALLFRKNAQQALQTLDSAITQANQTGTSLVLTPQVTSALRNLDALARRPEHIEWLGRRLNAASQHNFQQLLQVAAKQKSGTDSPLSKVMASGVAHMRRRDIAVKAENFVREVIYPSLYRPGQPKSNVELLRRAVRDLGDATTPAEFNSVLDGIIKHYKARNKPWSKPHSSTTVEMAKAWRIPV, encoded by the coding sequence ATGAAAGTTTCCAATTCGTCTGCACCGAATCAACCTTCATTGCCTCAAAGCACCGGCCAGGACGTGAAAACGCCTTTGGTAAAAGGCGTGGGCGAGCGCAACCTGAGTGTGTATCGCTATAGCGATGGTCGGGTGGAGGTGATGCTGTCGCCGCCCCCTCCGGCCCATCTTGTGCTCAGCGGCGGTGGCGCCAAGGGCATCGCCTTTCCAGGGGTGGTGCAAGCGCTTGAAGAGGCCAACAAACTCTCGGGCATCAAGGTGATTTCCGGCTCTTCAGCCGGTGCTATTTCCGCAACGTTGCTCGCCAGTGGCATGGGCGCCAAGGCGTTTGGCGCGCTGTCGAACAGCATTGACTTGCCCAGCCTGCTCAACAGCAAAGACCCTTTGACTGCCAAGCTGCAAACGCTCAGCTCCGAGCTGGGCAAGCTCGCCCGTCGTCTGCCCGGCCCCGCCGGCAATATTTCCCAACTGCTGCTGACGATGCTGCCGCGCCTGCAGACCGAGGCGCAGCCCTTGGAAGAGATGATGCGCAACGAATCGCGCAAATCGATTCTTGCCCATATCGCGGGCATGCCCCAGGCCACCCGACCCGCCGACGTCATGAAAATCGCCGACCGGCTCAACGCGGGCGGGGCGCCGACGTTTCGCGACCTTGAGGTGCTGAGCCGTCACATCCCGGCGATCAAGCAGCTCAACATCACCGGTACGGGCATGTTCGATGGGCGACCGCAGTTGGTGGTGTTCAATGCCAGCCTCACCCCGGATATGGACATCGCCCACGCAGCACGTATCTCGGGTTCGCTGCCGGGGCTGTTCAAGAGCCCGGCCGAGCAGGGCCATGATTTCCAGGCGGCGGCCGAAGTGACGGCCTTTCAGGACGGTGGGCTGCTCGTCAACACCCCGGCTCCCGGCGTCATTGAGCGTTCGTTTCCGGAGAGCTCGTTGGGCAAGGACGAATCGTTGATCGTCAAATTCGAGCCCGAAAAGGCGACAGCGGCCCAAACAAGCGGTGGTTTTTTCAGTCATCTTGGCGACCTCTTTACCGGTACGCCGCACGCGGCGGCAGACGCCTACCAAGAGGAACGGCTCGAATCGTATGCCGATCAGTCCGTCACGTTGCCGCTGAACACGGACAAAGGCGACTTTCGCGGCCTGCTCAATGGCACCGTCAACTTCACCATGACCCCCGAGCAAAAACAGCGGCTGCAGACCCTGGCTCGTCAAACGGTGGAGGGGCACCTGGAAAAGCGCGCACTGGTGCGTGAGCAGCATCCGTTCGCTTCCTTGGAAGATGCTGTGTTGGCGATGGACGATAAAATGCTGGCCAGTGTGCAGGATCAACTGCAGAAGGACCCGGCAGGCGCTGCGGCGTTGTTGTTTCGAAAGAACGCGCAGCAGGCGCTGCAAACGTTGGACAGTGCGATCACGCAAGCGAATCAAACCGGTACGTCTCTGGTGTTAACGCCACAGGTGACCTCGGCACTCCGTAATCTGGATGCGCTCGCGCGTCGGCCCGAGCATATCGAGTGGTTGGGGCGGCGGCTTAATGCCGCGAGCCAGCACAATTTTCAGCAATTGCTGCAAGTGGCGGCTAAACAGAAATCGGGCACTGACTCTCCCCTGTCCAAGGTCATGGCCAGTGGCGTGGCGCACATGCGCCGACGCGATATTGCGGTGAAGGCTGAAAACTTTGTGCGAGAGGTCATTTACCCATCGCTGTACCGTCCCGGCCAGCCGAAGTCCAATGTCGAGCTGTTGCGGCGTGCGGTGCGTGACTTGGGTGACGCAACCACGCCGGCGGAGTTCAACAGTGTGCTTGACGGCATCATTAAGCACTATAAAGCACGCAATAAGCCCTGGAGTAAGCCGCACAGCTCTACCACCGTAGAAATGGCTAAAGCCTGGCGCATACCGGTTTAG